Below is a genomic region from Ancylomarina subtilis.
CACTTACAGCATAAATCTGAAAAGGGCCTAATTTTGCTGCAATACCAGCACCAACATTATTGTATGAGTTATTTACCATAGAATAGCTAACTGATGCAGAGAAGTTACGAATCACTCTTGTATTCGCCGATAATGTCAAAGATGGACGAAGTTTCCCATTATAAATTTCGGTACGACTCACAGCACCCACATTCATGCGTTCGTTAAGTTTATAACTTCCGCCCAAATATACCTTGGTTGGCAAAGCCTTTGAATAAGAGCCTGCATTGTCTCTAAATCGGAATGCATCAGCAATAGAATCGGTCAAATCCTCCATCACGTCTCCAATCTCTCGGTAGTTGGGATCTTTTGAATTTCCTGATTGCGACCAATCGCCACCTTGCCAATCAAAACTCGCATCCTGATACAATTCGTAAGTATCGTTCCACTTAATACCACCAATATCCAAAATACTGGCATAAAAAGTTGTTTTTTCATCGAACTGATAAGTTGCTCCTAAATCGAAAGCAAAGCCCTTATTGTTTGTTCCTGAAAAGAAGGTGCCATCCAAATCATCATCCAAAACATCAATATCATCAATATAATTTGTGCCATCAGGATCTGTTTTTTCTGTAATATCTAAAGGCATAGACACTTTCATCAACTGCTTGGAATGCAAACGAACCAAATCCCCAGATTCAGATGTGTACACCGATAGGTCTGATTCATCCATATGCATATTGGCCACACCAAAAAGCATTTTGGCTTTTACACCCACAGTCAATTTCTCTGTTACTTGCTTTGAAACTCCTAAAGCCACTTCATGATAAGCCGTTCCTTCTAAACCTAAAGCGCCTAAGTCGGCAGTACGCCCCATGTAATTTGCATTCCCATTTTTAAGAAATGAGACCAAACCTTTATCAAAACCCAATCGGGTATCCACTTTTGAACTCATATCAAGAGTGAAGAACATTTTCTTAGCACGTATTCCCAATGAAAAGAAAGTATAGTCGAACTGATTGGTAATGGTATTGGTTGACTGCAGTGCATCATGAAAACTATTGATATCAACTACCAAAGAATCTTTCTGTAAACCGGTTCCATCCTTAATGATATCATTATAAGTGAAACCATTATTAGCGTAGTTCAAATAAATTGAACTCATCCCCGGGAAACCTAGAAAAACCTTACATTCGGGTTGGATAGCCGGATTCAACTGATTGCT
It encodes:
- a CDS encoding DUF5723 family protein, which encodes MNNTLYLMQNVPQSNQLNPAIQPECKVFLGFPGMSSIYLNYANNGFTYNDIIKDGTGLQKDSLVVDINSFHDALQSTNTITNQFDYTFFSLGIRAKKMFFTLDMSSKVDTRLGFDKGLVSFLKNGNANYMGRTADLGALGLEGTAYHEVALGVSKQVTEKLTVGVKAKMLFGVANMHMDESDLSVYTSESGDLVRLHSKQLMKVSMPLDITEKTDPDGTNYIDDIDVLDDDLDGTFFSGTNNKGFAFDLGATYQFDEKTTFYASILDIGGIKWNDTYELYQDASFDWQGGDWSQSGNSKDPNYREIGDVMEDLTDSIADAFRFRDNAGSYSKALPTKVYLGGSYKLNERMNVGAVSRTEIYNGKLRPSLTLSANTRVIRNFSASVSYSMVNNSYNNVGAGIAAKLGPFQIYAVSDNLLAMNPNTAQTANFRFGMNLMFGCRKKSQKKDVCKIQEDLIYEHMQKLNEKKAKEKKKELEE